The sequence CGGGCGGCACATGAGCACAGCGATCGCCAATCACCACTGCCAGCTCGCCTTCATAGTCGACCTGGGTGGTTTGGGAAGGGTAGTAAATCGGTGACCCCGTCGCGGTGACTGCTGTTGAGGGCTTAATGAACAGCAGCGGTTCGGGCGGGGTGGTGGTGCCCATTTCGGCGGCATGGTCGGGATAGTTTTTACCGACAGCCACCACTTTGGAAGGGGCACAGGGGGCAAGCAGAGCATACGTCTCCGGGGGCAGTTCCATCGCCGTGGGCTGTCCCTGAAGCCACGGTGGCGCATCTAGCACCTGCACACTGCGATCGGGGCGCAGCAGCCCATAGTGCAGTTGCCCAGTTTGAGATTGGACCCTAACGTAGCGTTGCGCCATAATTTTCTAACTCTTGGCCTGCTAATTCTTGGTATGATTGTAGATCCTTGTCTTTGCGCCAATCCCGGAGGCTTGGGTAAGCGGGCGGCTATGCCGTTGTAGACGCTTATTTATGCCCATTTTTGGCTGTTAAAGGCCACTATGTCCACAAGGAGTTTTCATGACAGCTTACATGTACGAAACCATGTACATTTTGCGGCCCGATCTCAATGACGAGGCCATTGATGCCACCATCGGCAAATATCAGACCATGCTGAAAGACCAGGGGGCTTCCATTTTGGAAACCCAGCACCGCGGTAAGCGCCGCCTGGCCTACGAAATCGACCGTCACCGTGAAGGCATCTATATTCAGATGAACTATACCGGACCTGGGGCTGCGATCGCGCCCCTAGAGCGTGCCATGCGCCTTAGCGAAGAGGTGATTCGTTTCTTAACCGTCAAGCAAGAGTCTGACGAACCCTTGCCCGCCGAGGTCGAAGAACCCGCTGAAGCTGTCGCGGTTGCCGCCGTTAGCGAAGAAGAGTAGCCCCCGGAACCTCAGTTCCCCATGACACCTTGTGCCGCCGGCCAGTTTACCCTAAGGGGCAAGACTGGTCGGCGGTACTTCAATTTTGGGCGCGCTGAACCGGCGATAGTTTGAACCCTTAGGCCAGTCTGAACAAATTTAGTGTGCCAACTTTTCTGACAGGTGCTATAAA is a genomic window of Nodosilinea sp. E11 containing:
- the rpsF gene encoding 30S ribosomal protein S6; protein product: MTAYMYETMYILRPDLNDEAIDATIGKYQTMLKDQGASILETQHRGKRRLAYEIDRHREGIYIQMNYTGPGAAIAPLERAMRLSEEVIRFLTVKQESDEPLPAEVEEPAEAVAVAAVSEEE